The following coding sequences are from one Bifidobacterium sp. window:
- a CDS encoding DUF1287 domain-containing protein produces MKRLTGEQREPNDNSEHTMRASGEEHNSATEHHVIRKVLIFSVAALLGLSAGAYATHTLRSQSQHNQSASTSNAGAAATTHAARNVLKSTSDFDRDGIDDYSDIVQGAHLQAKAHPKYDDGYYQGGYPPEGKGACTDMVWHAFANAGYDLKAMVDKDIADAPAAYAGVAPSPDPNIDFRRVGVLGVFFTRYGESLTTDTSQHQQWQQGDLVIFDNTWHIGIASDNRDSHDIPLLLHNMGQQQRENDYLSFSSRRPITKHLRFAPEKLPSALRIAWHS; encoded by the coding sequence GTGAAACGCTTGACTGGTGAGCAGAGAGAACCTAACGATAACTCAGAGCATACGATGCGTGCTTCAGGTGAAGAGCATAACTCGGCAACTGAGCATCATGTGATTCGTAAAGTGCTGATTTTTTCGGTCGCTGCATTGCTTGGCTTAAGTGCAGGCGCATATGCTACACATACACTGCGCTCACAGTCTCAACATAATCAATCTGCGAGTACATCCAATGCTGGTGCAGCAGCTACAACTCATGCAGCCCGTAATGTGTTGAAAAGCACCAGTGACTTCGATCGTGATGGGATCGATGACTATAGCGATATCGTTCAAGGGGCACATCTTCAAGCTAAAGCTCATCCCAAATACGATGATGGATATTACCAAGGCGGATATCCTCCCGAGGGTAAAGGCGCTTGTACTGATATGGTCTGGCATGCTTTCGCTAATGCAGGTTATGACCTCAAAGCCATGGTCGACAAAGATATTGCCGATGCCCCAGCTGCCTATGCAGGTGTGGCACCATCACCTGATCCCAATATTGACTTTCGTAGAGTTGGTGTGTTGGGGGTGTTCTTTACCCGATATGGTGAAAGCCTTACCACCGATACTTCACAACACCAGCAGTGGCAGCAAGGTGATCTTGTCATATTCGACAACACTTGGCATATAGGAATTGCCTCAGATAACAGGGACAGTCACGATATCCCGCTGTTACTACACAATATGGGGCAACAACAGCGGGAAAATGACTATCTCAGCTTTTCCAGCCGACGTCCAATCACCAAACATCTCAGATTTGCACCAGAAAAGCTTCCTTCAGCGCTCAGAATCGCCTGGCATAGCTGA
- a CDS encoding magnesium transporter CorA family protein → MMRVFSTINGQIEQIEKPENGSWLCLSEPSDVELANVSQTTGIDLADLRAPLDDEERSRVDVEDGYTMVIVDIPTVENRGGRDWYETIPLSIIVTEGLIITVCMQDTPVLHPFMEGTIRGFNTFMKSRFILQILYRNATTYLRYLRIIDRESDKLELKLRHSMQNREIVMLLELSKTLVYFATSLKSNEIVLEKLTSLDRIRQYPDDEDLLGDVITENKQAIEMANIYSGVLSNMTDAFASIVSNNVSNVMRIFTIISITLSIPTLIFSMYGMNFQTGMLGMPLTDKPWGFVAIIVFSMVLSILVTWFLTRSKMFK, encoded by the coding sequence ATGATGAGGGTATTCAGCACCATCAATGGACAAATAGAACAAATAGAAAAACCGGAAAACGGTTCATGGTTATGTTTAAGCGAACCTTCAGATGTTGAACTCGCTAATGTGTCTCAGACAACGGGCATCGATTTAGCTGATTTGCGTGCACCTCTAGATGACGAAGAACGTTCTCGTGTTGATGTCGAAGACGGTTACACGATGGTCATCGTGGATATTCCAACTGTAGAAAATCGCGGTGGTAGAGACTGGTACGAAACCATTCCTTTGTCGATTATCGTCACAGAAGGTTTGATTATCACTGTTTGTATGCAGGATACGCCAGTACTGCATCCCTTCATGGAGGGGACCATTCGAGGTTTCAACACCTTCATGAAGTCCCGTTTCATCCTACAAATTCTGTATAGGAACGCCACCACATATCTTCGCTATCTACGCATTATTGATCGTGAATCAGATAAATTAGAGCTTAAGCTTAGGCATTCTATGCAGAATCGTGAGATTGTGATGCTGCTAGAGTTGAGCAAAACCTTGGTCTATTTCGCTACCAGCTTGAAGTCTAACGAAATTGTTTTGGAGAAATTGACGAGTTTAGATCGCATACGTCAATATCCAGATGATGAGGATTTGTTGGGCGATGTCATAACAGAAAATAAGCAGGCAATAGAGATGGCGAACATCTATTCGGGCGTTCTGTCGAATATGACTGATGCTTTTGCTTCGATTGTGTCAAACAATGTGAGCAATGTGATGAGAATATTCACTATTATCTCTATCACGCTCTCCATTCCAACGCTGATTTTTTCTATGTATGGCATGAACTTTCAAACAGGAATGTTGGGAATGCCATTAACTGATAAACCGTGGGGTTTCGTGGCCATAATCGTGTTTTCAATGGTGTTATCCATTTTGGTGACCTGGTTCCTGACTAGATCGAAAATGTTTAAGTAG